GGCGGCCAGCTCCGCCGGTCCCTGACCGGGCAGGCCGACGATGTTGCCGCTGCCCACCTGATAGCCCAGCTCGAAGAGGTCCCCGAGACAGCGCCGGCGGTTGCGGTGGCTCATCCCGGGGTGCAGCCGCTCGTAGAGTTCTCCGTCGGCGGTTTCCAGCTTGAGCAGGTAGCGCTCGGCGCCGGCCCCACGCCACAGCTCGTAGACCGCGCGGGGCCATTCGCCGACGGACAGACTGACGGCGACGTCGTGGCTCTGCTTGATGTCGCCGATGATTCCGGCCAGCCACTCCGGCTTCACGGCCCGATCCTCGCCGGACTGCAGAATTACTGTATTGAAGCCGGCGTCAACGATGCGTTCGGTGGCGGCCAGGATGTCCGCCCGCTCCATCCGGTAGCGCTCGACGCCGGCCGTGCGGCAGTTGATGCCACAGTAGAGGCAGCTCGCCCGACAGTGGTTGGAGAACTCGAGGATGGCGCGGAAATGGACGGCGTCACCGTGGAGTTGGCGACGCAGACCGTCGGCGCGCTCCCGCAGCGCCGGCCCGGCCGCGTGGTCGGTCAAGATTTCGATTATCTCCGCGCGGGACAGGCTCACAGGTCCTCCAGGGTCAGACCGAAGGGGGCGATCACCCGTTCCAGCACTCCCTGAACGTAGCTGATGGTCACGCCATAGTTGGTGATCGGCACCGAGTGTCCGGCGGCCTCGTCCATCCGCGATTCCATCGCCTTGGGCGTCAGCATGCAGGCCCCGCAATGGATGATCAAGCTGTAGTCATCGAGGTTCTCCGGATACTCGCGCCCCTGAACGTTGACGAACTCGACGTCGACCCCGGTGTACTGGCGGATCCAGCGGGGGATCTTGACCCGGCCGATGTCGTCGCCCACGGGATGATGGCTGCAGGCCTCGGCGATCAGCACCCGGTCGCCGTCGCGCAGCTTGTCGATAACCTTGACTCCACGGGTCAATTCGTGGAGGTCGCCCTTGAGCCGGGCGAAGAGGATGCTGAAGGTGGTCAGCGGGATCTCCGGCTCCACGTCGCCGGTTACCTTGAGCACGGCCTGGGAGTCGGTGATAACCAGGTCGGGCCGGCGTCCCAGGGTCGACAGGGTGGCGTAGAGCTCGCGCTCCTTGACCACCAGGGCGACGGCGTCGTTGTCCAGCAGGTCGCGGATGGTCATCACCTGGGGCAGGATCAGCCGTCCCGCCGGGGCCTCCAGGTCGATGGGCACAACCAGCACGACGAGGTCGCCGGCGGTGACCAGGTCGCCGACGATCGTCGATTCGCGCT
This portion of the Candidatus Coatesbacteria bacterium genome encodes:
- the hydE gene encoding [FeFe] hydrogenase H-cluster radical SAM maturase HydE, translating into MRGLHADAQGDGIADGRGRRTLGADHQLWRDHQLRSGSAGTGDRPLRSDPGGPVSLSRAEIIEILTDHAAGPALRERADGLRRQLHGDAVHFRAILEFSNHCRASCLYCGINCRTAGVERYRMERADILAATERIVDAGFNTVILQSGEDRAVKPEWLAGIIGDIKQSHDVAVSLSVGEWPRAVYELWRGAGAERYLLKLETADGELYERLHPGMSHRNRRRCLGDLFELGYQVGSGNIVGLPGQGPAELAADILDFQANPYDMIAVGPLIPAAGTPYADLPRPSEDSVLRTIALARIAAPKAHLPSPTALCALEPDARRRALEWGANVLMIGFTPPEVARKYRIYQRAECGSTQSCLDCLRGVVTDLGRSVGRGKGHGFRSSDTPE
- the hydF gene encoding [FeFe] hydrogenase H-cluster maturation GTPase HydF, encoding MRPHIILLGRRNVGKSSLVNALCESALALVSNVPGTTTDPVRKAFELLPFGPVVFVDTGGVDDTGELGELRVERTRRELKKADFALLVVENGVWGDYEQTLLRQLEAAKTPFLVVVNKTDLDEAWRAPVDDAWYVSALKGENTRELRAELAGRLRELVKRESTIVGDLVTAGDLVVLVVPIDLEAPAGRLILPQVMTIRDLLDNDAVALVVKERELYATLSTLGRRPDLVITDSQAVLKVTGDVEPEIPLTTFSILFARLKGDLHELTRGVKVIDKLRDGDRVLIAEACSHHPVGDDIGRVKIPRWIRQYTGVDVEFVNVQGREYPENLDDYSLIIHCGACMLTPKAMESRMDEAAGHSVPITNYGVTISYVQGVLERVIAPFGLTLEDL